The region ATTTGAATTTTGAAAATTTCGTAATCGTGCTATTTCAGCATCAAAAGAGCTATCGGCAAATGCCATTTCATCAAATTTTACTTCTGCCGACGAATCAATTTTAAATAAATCTACTAGGTTAGGACCGTAACTAACTATTTTACTCCAATTTTCTGGCTTTAGTATTTGCTCTTTTAATTGTGTAAGAGAATCTGCATCGAGTGTTGCTATACTTTTATAATCAATTTTGCAGTCGGGACTTCTAAGATATAAATCAATAGCAGCAGTTAATGAAAGTTGATTATTAAATACACCAACACTTTCACCTTTATTATTGGGTGCGGCTAAATAAGTACTCTTTATTAAATTAGCCGCCTTTAAACCGTTATAAATATCAGCATAGCCAATAGTTTTAGTAGTAGTGATAGCCTTGTCTAAATGCCGCGTAGCTACATCTATTATTTGCTCAACTGTCGGATAATCTGGGTATGCCTCAAAACATAGATCAATGATAAGGTCTTTGTCTTTGAATGCTTTAACCCCATTTTCACCAAGAAATGTACCGTTATTGAGTTTTTGTAAAGCTTGATAGACATATTGTTGCTGAACATTTAACGTATCATAATGCGCTAATGCTTGTGGCAGATAGCCTTCTTTGTAGCCAATGGTTGCATCTGTGGCCATTTCCCAAAAAGGACGACCATTATCTAAGCCAGAAACCTCTTTAAGACCAGCAAGAAAAAATCTGCCAAATCCGGGTTTGCCATGCGAGCGAGCGGCAAGCCAGTTATTACGTTCGTTATGTGCAGTAACTAAGTCGTTATTAAGAGTTGTTAATTCTGAGTCTAATAAAAAGGTAAGATAAGTAATAGGTGTTTGTGGGGCCTCTGCTCTTTTTGCAGCGATTAATTCTGCATCTAAGAGAAGTCTTTCTTCAATAATTTTAGTGATAGGTATAGGTAATGGTTTTGTGTCATTTAAAGTATTATAAAAATTCCAATCATTATCGCTAGCCGCAAGTTGTTCAGCAAAGCCTTCGATTGCATAAGGTGCTATTAAATCAGTAAGCATAGATTTTAATTCTATTATGCCATTTTCTATTTTGGCTATTTGATAAGTATATTCTTCATTACCTTCTTCATCATATTTAATAAAATATTGCCCAGTTTTTAAATCTTCTGGCAAATATAGATAGGCTTTTGGGGTATTTTCTTTTTGTGTATCAATTTTACGTATTTCTATTTCTATATCTTCTGAAGTGCGATCAATATTTTGGCAATTTTTAAGTTCATTAATTTTTATTCCCCCATTGTCTAAATTGATGCCGGTGAATGCAGTTGCTGTTGTTTTTTGAATAGATGCTGTACTGGCGTTTGGTTGAGTAAAACCAAATTCATCTTTAGCCGGTGTAAAAGCAGATGATGATGTAGATGCCGGTGTAGTAAGTGTAATAGCGGTCGGTTGAGTTTGGGGGGTATTTACCAAGGCCAGCCCATTTATTTTATTACACTCCAAAATATTTGTCCCTTCATGAAACAATATCTTTATTTAAGAAGTTTTTTATATTGAAATCATCCTTTTATTTATAACATTAAATTGTATTGCAATTTAAGCAATCTTAATTCTTCAATATTTATCGTCTTCATAAATAAAAAGTTGTGCAAATTTTCGCTGTAATTAAGCTACCGAATTGAAAAATTAGGTAGTATTAATAAAACACTGGCAGCGTTCGATCGAAAAAGACTAAAAGTAAACAAAGTATTGCTAAGATTAGCAATAAAAACGATTAGTGCACATAAATATTTAGTAAATTATAGACATTCTCTGGCTTCGCGGGTTATCAATAAATAGTGCAATTCAATGTAGCCCAACGTGAGATTATCCTCAAGCTGGTGTACTACGGTCCGCCGCTGAGCGGTAAGACAACTAATCTAATGCAGCTACATAAACTGCTAGGTAGTGATCTAACCGGACACCTTACTACTTTAAACACCGCTGATGACCGCACCCTGTTTTTTGATTTACTACCAGTAGTGCTGCAGTCTGAAACTGGCCATCGTATCAAACTAAAATTATTCACCGTACCAGGGCAGGTTATTCACGCCGCCACTCGCCGAATAGTTCTAGCAGGCGCTGATGCAGTGGCTTTTATTGCCGACAGCCAGCTTTCAGAAGCTAAAACTAACAACGAATATTGGCATGGCATGCGCCAATATTTAGCTGATAGTGGCATTGATCCAGATACAGTTCCGCGTGTTGTTCAATTTAACAAGCGCGACAAAGCTGACATTCGTTCTGATGCCGAACTTGAAACGGTAAGGCGCCAAGGTAAAGAGCCTATTTTTAAAGCAGTGGCCATTCGTGGTGAAGGTGTAATCGAAACTTTGCACGGCCTACTTACCGAAACTTTTGCTTCGCTAAATCAGCGGTACGATTTTGAAAATAAGTTTAGTGTTTCAATAAAATCTTTGCTTTCGACTTTATTTGCTTCGCAACACATTTCACCTAATGCGGCTGTTGGGTAAATTAAGGAGTATAGGCTACCATGGTCTCCTTTACGGAAGACAATTTTGATTTATCAGTGGTAGTCGATATTGAAGCTTTGCGTGAAATATGCCGCCGTTTTTGTGAATTATTTGGCATTGGTATTAAAGTATTTGATGTGCACGATAAACGCTTGGCTGATGTAAGAGCTTCTGCAAGCGATCATTGTGGCTATTTGTTTAGTGTTAATCCCACCCAGCATTTATGTACAAATCTTGTTGCTCAAATTCGCACCCTAAAACTTGATAACAAACCCCAAACTGTGCAAGTCGATTGTTTTAGCGGTTTACAGTATAAAATTTTACCCATTGTTTATGATGGCACTTTATTAGGTAGGGCTATTTTTGGTCCTTATCGTCCCCCAGAGATCAGCGAGTCACCAGCTACACTTGCAGAATATGAATCGCAAGGGCTCGATTTAAATAAATTAAATGGTTTTTTAACTAATATTCCGGCTGCCAGTGATGATGCGGTTGAATGCATACTTGTCACTATACGCCAAATACTCGATACGATTATTCACAATAGTTTTAAAGTTCATCTTACTAGTCAGATGCATATAGCTAGTATTAAAGCGGCTTTTGGTGACCTTGAACGCACCAATCAAGCGCTCAAATCAGCAAATGAGCGCCTTCAAGAACTCGACCGCTTAAAATCGAATTTTATTGCAACGGTTTCACATGAACTACGTACTCCGCTTACTAGTGTAATTGGTTATTCTGAAATGCTGCTTGAGGGTTTGGCTGGCGAATTATCTAGTGAGCAGCGCGACTATGTATCAACAATTTTAGAAAAGGGTGAAAGTCTACTTGGTCTGATTGGACAAGTGCTTGATTTGGCACGCATTGAATCTGGCAATGTTGTGCTTCATAAAGAACTATATGAACCAAGCGAAATAGTTCGTTTGTGTTTGTCTGATATTATGCCGCAGGCCCGCAAAAACAATATTGAAGTCATTACTAATATTGCTACGGATGTTTCTTCAATCCGTGTTGATGTTGACAAAATAAGGCGTGTATTAACAAATTTGCTTGGCAATTCCGTCAAATTTACTCCAGAAAATGGCCATATTGAGATACGGGCTGAAATAACTGAAGAACTTCCAGCAGGTTCTGATCGCTATGATCTTTTTGAACCTGAGCGAAATCGTTATTTGAATTTTTCGGTTATTGACAATGGGATCGGCATTCCACCAGATAAACTCGAACGTATTTTTGATGCATTTTTTCAAGTTGATTCTAGTTCAACTCGTGAATTTGGTGGTACTGGTTTAGGTTTAGCGATTGTACGCAATTTTGTAATAGCTCATGGCGGTCGTGTTGAAGTAAAAAGTGAGCTTAATCAAGGGAGCACGTTTATAGTTAAATTACCATATAATACCGATAAACCAATTCAGGCCGCTGATGTTGATGGTCTTGGTCCAAAAGAGCAACAAAGATTATAAATATTAATATAGAGATATCGGTAACCTGGCTAAAAGCGACATAAATACTCACGCATGCTCTTGACCAGTTGCATTGAGACTCGTAGATTCCCAATTGTATGTAAATTAATGACACGTGAAGGGGTGGTGATTAGTCATTATGGTCGGTGGCGAAGGCTCAGCTTTCGGTAAGTATTATCTACAGAAGAAAATCGCCATCGGTGGCATGGGAGAGATTTTTCTAGCTAAACTTACAGGTCCAGTAAGCTTTGAAAAACTTCTAATCATCAAACGTATTCTTGCTGAACATCAAGCTAAACAAGAATATTTAGATATGTTTTTTGCTGAAGCTAGTCTTGTTGCTCAGCTAAATCACTCGAATATCGTGCAAATATACGAGATGGGTCAAATAGAAAACGCATACTTCATTGCTATGGAGTATGTGCATGGCAAGACTTTGCGCGATTTACTTGAACGTACACGTACCCGCGGTGAATCGCTGCATCCTGCATTAGCCATCGAAATTATTAGTGATTTGTGCAACGGTATGTCATTTGCACATAACGCTCTTGATATTTCAGGAAATCCATTAGGTGTAATTCATCGTGATATTAATCCACACAATATTCTGATTTCTTATTCTGGTGATGTAAAAGTGATCGATTTTGGTATTGCAAAAAGCGATATTCAAAATGGCACTCAAGATAACAATAAAATTAAAGGCAAGTGTTCTTATATGTCTCCTGAGCAGAGCACTGGCGCTCAGCTTGATAAACGCAGTGATATCTTTTCAATCGGAATTTGTCTTTATGAGGCGTTGACGTTTGTTAATCCATTTGCGCGCAATAGTATGGCCCAAACGTTAGAAATGATTCGCCATAAAGACCCAGAGAGCATTTCAAAAAATTATCCTAAGCTGCAATCGTTTGATGCAATCTTACAAAAAGCACTCGCAAAAAAAATTGAAGACCGCTATGCGGATTGTTCAGAAATGCGGCAAACTTTGCAACGAATGTTGCGCATGGGCGACGTTCGACCGGCACCGATGTCTTTGGCTGACACCATGCAAGATTTGTTTGAAGATACTATAGAATCAGAACGACGTATGATAGCTGACACCGGTAATGCAACCTCGCTTGATCTCAAGTCTATGCGTGATTATCAAAAACTTGAGAATAGTCAGCCGGTATTACGATTGCATGCAAATATTGGACGCAATTCAAACAAATTCGAGACAATAAATGCCCAACCAGGCGCTTTTACAGAATCCAAACATTCACGGGTGCCCTTTTTTCTAACTTTTGTTCTTATCCTTGTAGCTTCAGCAGCTGGCGCTTTAGCTTCTGTACGTTATGCTGCTACTAACCAAGAAATTTATGTGGCAGTTGCAACTAAAATAAATAGGCCGTCCTTTTTGCCATTACCCGCAGCTAAACAACAAACTTTTGCAGTAAAAAAACGGCCAATATTACATGATATTAAATCTAAAGATTCATCCGTAATGACGGCGATGCTTGATACAAAATCGGACGCGGATGTGAATGTAAACTCATCAAAAGCTAAAACATCAGACTCAAAGAAGAACAATTCCAAATCAGTAACAGCTTCACCTGAACCTAGAAATGAACCAAATAAAAATGAAAATAATTTAAACACTACAGAGCCGTCTAAGACTGATAATGTTGCAAAAATTAAGGCAGATACTAAAAAACTGGCAAAAACATCGCGTGAACGGGAACACCGTAAAATAGAAAAACCTGCACCAGTACGAACGCCGCCACCACCCCCGATAAATAAAGGATTTGGTTCATTGCGTGTATCAGTAGTACCACCAGTGAGAATTTCATTAAATGGGGTAAATATTGGGCAGACCTTTAAAATTAAATCTGATAACGGCGTATTAGTTTTAGGTACAGGTGCAGATATTGAAAGTGATCCTTTTAAGGTTTCTATTAGTTATAAGATTGATAATGGTTCGATTAGTTACTCAATACAAACCGATCCATGGGCGATAGTTCACGGTCGCGGTGGCATAGGTCTTGGTAAAACACCATTGTCTAATATAAATGGGGGTTCATCTACACTATTTGAATTAAATAATCCTAAAGAAAGTCGGCAGCTTCGTATAACTTTACATTTTACAGGGCCATAATATCAGCAAAGCAAATTGTTTTTAACATCGCATGCATGCTTTGAGAGTAGGTCACTTATGAAAAATAAATTAGTAAGCTTGTTGTTATTTTTTTCGTGGTCCTCATTGGCGCTAGCAGCAGAAGATAATACTCCTCCTGCAATTGTTCATGAACCATGCGAACAATTTAAAATAGGAGAATCTTTTGAAATAAAAGCAAGGTTTATTGATGATTCTGCGATTTTTGACCCTAAGGTAATTTATCGTTCACGCAACGAATTTTGGAAAAATGTTCCTTTTGTCCGTGAAACAAATAGTGATGACTTTAAGGCGGTAATTAGTAGTAAAGATCTCTCTAATAAGCTTTTTTATTTTATCGAAGCTTTTGATGAAAACGGCAATGGCCCAGCACGCTATGGTAGCCCAGATGCTCCTATTGAGTTGGAAGCATCTGATAATCCACCGGTATGTCAGCAATTAAGTGATTTTGGTCATATTCCATCATTGCACGCTTCATCTAATGCAATGACGGAACCCAAAGAAATAACAGATGACACTAATGTTGTTGGTGCTGCTGGCTCAAGCAAAATCAGCAAAACAAAAACAAGTAAATCAGCCAAAACTTCAACATCCGATGATTTGACAGAACAACCAGCTTCAACAAGAGATATGGATGCCAATGACTTCAAACGTGAACCACCACTGCCACCACCATCAACTTGCGAACGAAGCGACCGTCCGATTTATTGCTCACCATGGTTCTGGGGTATTACTGGAGCAGTTTTGCTTGGCGGTGGTGGGGTTTTGGGATACATGCTGCTAAAAAAAGACGAGCAAATTCCGAATCAGTTATACATAAATGTGAGAGCGCCATCGCCAGTCGAAACCGGTTTGATGGTGAGGTAGCTATGATGTCACGTTTTGCTATTTTATTACTAATTTTAATGGTTGGCTGCGGTTATGCAGAAGACACTTTTAATTCAAGTGTATCTATTACATGGCAGGCTCCATTGTCATATTGCGCTAATAGCGAACTGTTGGGTGATCGATTAGAAGTTACCATGCAAGTTGGAGGTTTTAGTGATTTATGTGAGCTTGAGGTTGATCCTGATACTCTTACTGCATCTAACGATGAGTGCGGTCCTTTTCGTACCGGTCTTGATCGTCCAATTCTAATTTCCTATAGCCAACGTAACCCGTTACAGCCCGATGAGTTGGTGCCAATTGCTTATTTCGTAAGTTATGCAAAACTTTGTAAAGACCAACTTGAGCCTGGCCAAGAAGAAATTGATATAGTGCTGGTCGATGATGACAATAGGGGTAAGTTCATTTATCAACAGAATGAGATTGATGCTATACCGTCTGGTGTTACCGACACTACCTGCAATATGACTTTGCAGGATGCTTTGCAATGGGCGAAACATAAAGGTATATCTAGTATTTATTCACTTGATAATAATTGTTATTGTTCGGAAACTAATGTTACAAAAGCAAACTGCTCGAATCTTGAACAAGCTTGTGCTGATACTCTTTTCCCCTTAGGTTCTGGCTGTTATTGAGGTTAAATCAATGGAAGAAAAGAAATTAGAATCATTTAAAATAAGTGATACACGAAAACCAAGCGTTCGCTCTCCTAAAAAGGCCGAGCAGGTAGAGCTACCGACAGAATCTCCAACACTTGGTTTTAAACGTATTGAAGGAATGCTTGAACGTGAAGATTCTGAAAGTGTTAAGGCTAATTTAGAAGAACTGAAAAATAATTTAAATGAATTAGCTATTAATGCTACGAGTCATAAAGAAAAAGCAAATGCAAAAAAGGCGATCATGGCTGTTGATCGCACAACTGCACTTGTAAATTTCCTTTATGAAACAAGGGAGTCCCTAATAAATAGTACTTTAGCCGAGTAGCTAAAGCATAGTAATTGTGTATTTTTTCAACCCAAATTAACACTAATTGATAATGTAACTGTGCGTGGGTTTTCGAACCCAGAAAGCTGAATGCAAGCGCACATTGCGCAGGAGAGAGCGCTATGAATGAAAAAATTTCAAGTAATGAGTCGTCTGGGCTTCGCGTTGTTATGGAGCCAAGCCGTGCACGTACGACGGCTGATAATAGCTTCGGTAAAGTAATTGGTGATGGGCTTAATCGCACGGCAGGCGTAGCTCTCGATATTGCTGGGCAATATGTTCCTGGTGTAGCGACGCTATCAGCTGCTATTTCAAGCGTTGGCGCTTCAAAAAGTTTAGTTACTGGTGGCAATGTTGGCACCAGTATAAGCGCTTATAGTTCTCCCACAAGTACTTTGGTTAATGGTGGCGGCTCGGCAGTTGTAGCGGGCTCAGGCAGCACTGTCGGTGCTGTTTCTGGTACCACTGGTGTGGTTAGCGGCAATAGCTCAATTGCACAAATGCAAAGCATGATGGAGCTGCAGGCCAGCTTTAATGCACAGTACTTAATGCTGCAACAACAGATGCAAAATGAGAGTCGTCAATATTCATGCATATCAAATGTTATGAAAACCAAACACGATACCGCTAAGAATTCGATTAGCAACGTACGCTAAGTAAGATAGCGGCTTTGTTGAGTCGATTTTCCACGCGCCGCGGCGGGCCCTTAAGGGATCGCCGCGGTTTTTTTGTGTTCACCCTATCTTTTGCGTGTGGTTTCTTTGACAAATCGATATGATTTTTTAAGCGAGGTCTTGCAGCAAATGCAGGCATAGTCTAGTGTGTCTCGGCTGCATTAAGGGTGAGGCTTACGTATGAGCGAAGAAATTATTATTCAGGGGATAGTGCCGGTACCACAAAAGCAACTGGTTCTTTTGCTTGAGTCCGGGTATTTATATATGGAATTAGGCAAAAATAAAGAAGCCGAAGAGATATTTAGCGGTGTTTGTGCATTAATTCCACATAGCGAAGTTGCGCAAATGGCACTAGGAAATCTTTATTTTTCAATGGGTAGGTTTAATCCAGCCCTTAAGGCGCATCAAAAAGCCATAGAGTTGAATCCAGACTCTGCAGCTGCGCATGCATCAGTTGGTGAATCTTTATTATTTCTACGTAGACATAATGAAGCTTTGGCTGAGCTTGAACGCGCTATGACTTTAGATTCTGAAGGATCAGCAGGCCAATTTGCCAATGCTTTAAAAGAGGCTCATGGCTTAGGCATTTTTAGTTAAATCTAAGTAGGAGAACGTTAATGACTCGCGTCGTCGGTGGTGGCCAGCCCCCGGTAATCAACGAAGAAACAAACCGGACGCCATCAACTCCGCAACAGTCGAGCGAGAGTCAAGCAAAAGCTACGGGCAAATCTAATGAGACTGCAAAGACAGATAGTCCGAATAAAACATCTGTTGATTCCTTTGTGCGTGCAACAACCTTATTTGAAAAGCAACTACAGTCGCTTTCTGGTAAAGCTTTAGCTCGTCAAATTCAATTTACTTCTGTGCAACTCGCCGAAATTGCAGCTGCCTTTGCTGTGATTATGAAACGCTATCCACGTGCTTCGCGTAAAGAGCGGGCACGTAGATTTGCCAAAACTATTTTAAAACATAAACGTATTGGCAAATTGTTTGAAGAAGCCGAAGAAGAAGAATTAGAAAAAATGTTTGATGCCATCGCTGAACAACTTGATGGATCTCC is a window of Deltaproteobacteria bacterium DNA encoding:
- a CDS encoding GTPase domain-containing protein, whose translation is MQFNVAQREIILKLVYYGPPLSGKTTNLMQLHKLLGSDLTGHLTTLNTADDRTLFFDLLPVVLQSETGHRIKLKLFTVPGQVIHAATRRIVLAGADAVAFIADSQLSEAKTNNEYWHGMRQYLADSGIDPDTVPRVVQFNKRDKADIRSDAELETVRRQGKEPIFKAVAIRGEGVIETLHGLLTETFASLNQRYDFENKFSVSIKSLLSTLFASQHISPNAAVG
- a CDS encoding PocR ligand-binding domain-containing protein → MVSFTEDNFDLSVVVDIEALREICRRFCELFGIGIKVFDVHDKRLADVRASASDHCGYLFSVNPTQHLCTNLVAQIRTLKLDNKPQTVQVDCFSGLQYKILPIVYDGTLLGRAIFGPYRPPEISESPATLAEYESQGLDLNKLNGFLTNIPAASDDAVECILVTIRQILDTIIHNSFKVHLTSQMHIASIKAAFGDLERTNQALKSANERLQELDRLKSNFIATVSHELRTPLTSVIGYSEMLLEGLAGELSSEQRDYVSTILEKGESLLGLIGQVLDLARIESGNVVLHKELYEPSEIVRLCLSDIMPQARKNNIEVITNIATDVSSIRVDVDKIRRVLTNLLGNSVKFTPENGHIEIRAEITEELPAGSDRYDLFEPERNRYLNFSVIDNGIGIPPDKLERIFDAFFQVDSSSTREFGGTGLGLAIVRNFVIAHGGRVEVKSELNQGSTFIVKLPYNTDKPIQAADVDGLGPKEQQRL
- a CDS encoding protein kinase, whose translation is MVGGEGSAFGKYYLQKKIAIGGMGEIFLAKLTGPVSFEKLLIIKRILAEHQAKQEYLDMFFAEASLVAQLNHSNIVQIYEMGQIENAYFIAMEYVHGKTLRDLLERTRTRGESLHPALAIEIISDLCNGMSFAHNALDISGNPLGVIHRDINPHNILISYSGDVKVIDFGIAKSDIQNGTQDNNKIKGKCSYMSPEQSTGAQLDKRSDIFSIGICLYEALTFVNPFARNSMAQTLEMIRHKDPESISKNYPKLQSFDAILQKALAKKIEDRYADCSEMRQTLQRMLRMGDVRPAPMSLADTMQDLFEDTIESERRMIADTGNATSLDLKSMRDYQKLENSQPVLRLHANIGRNSNKFETINAQPGAFTESKHSRVPFFLTFVLILVASAAGALASVRYAATNQEIYVAVATKINRPSFLPLPAAKQQTFAVKKRPILHDIKSKDSSVMTAMLDTKSDADVNVNSSKAKTSDSKKNNSKSVTASPEPRNEPNKNENNLNTTEPSKTDNVAKIKADTKKLAKTSREREHRKIEKPAPVRTPPPPPINKGFGSLRVSVVPPVRISLNGVNIGQTFKIKSDNGVLVLGTGADIESDPFKVSISYKIDNGSISYSIQTDPWAIVHGRGGIGLGKTPLSNINGGSSTLFELNNPKESRQLRITLHFTGP
- a CDS encoding tetratricopeptide repeat protein produces the protein MSEEIIIQGIVPVPQKQLVLLLESGYLYMELGKNKEAEEIFSGVCALIPHSEVAQMALGNLYFSMGRFNPALKAHQKAIELNPDSAAAHASVGESLLFLRRHNEALAELERAMTLDSEGSAGQFANALKEAHGLGIFS